Proteins found in one Nostoc sp. NIES-3756 genomic segment:
- the radC gene encoding RadC family protein has protein sequence MTYCLRIADIPTNERPRERLMTHGPKVLATAELIAILLGTGQGPGKLSAVGLGQYILQELSKHQRDPLAVLREVTPAELMQIPGIGPAKATTILAAIELGKRAFQSRPLDRTPIDSPVSAAAALSQDLMWQSQERFAVLLLDVKNRLLGTQVITIGTATETLASPRDIFREVIRQGATRTIVAHNHPSGNVEPSQEDIELTRQLLAGAQLLGIPLLDHLILGNGNHQSLREITSLWNDYPQGD, from the coding sequence ATGACCTATTGCCTGAGAATTGCTGATATACCCACAAATGAGCGCCCCCGTGAACGGTTGATGACACACGGGCCGAAAGTTTTAGCCACGGCCGAGTTAATCGCAATTCTTTTAGGTACTGGTCAAGGCCCTGGCAAACTTTCCGCCGTTGGTCTAGGACAATATATATTACAGGAATTGAGCAAACATCAACGCGACCCACTAGCTGTTTTGCGGGAAGTTACCCCGGCTGAGTTAATGCAAATTCCTGGAATTGGCCCAGCAAAAGCCACAACTATCTTAGCGGCAATAGAATTGGGTAAACGCGCGTTTCAATCTCGTCCTTTAGATAGGACACCAATTGATAGCCCAGTGAGTGCTGCGGCTGCATTGAGTCAAGATTTAATGTGGCAGAGTCAAGAACGATTTGCTGTATTATTGCTGGATGTAAAAAATCGGCTATTGGGAACACAGGTAATTACTATAGGTACAGCGACCGAAACATTAGCTTCTCCACGGGATATTTTTCGGGAAGTCATACGCCAAGGTGCAACACGCACAATAGTCGCCCACAATCACCCTTCCGGCAACGTGGAACCCAGCCAAGAAGATATAGAGTTGACACGCCAATTATTAGCAGGAGCGCAACTTTTAGGTATACCTTTGTTAGATCATTTAATTTTAGGTAATGGTAATCACCAGAGTTTGCGGGAAATTACTAGCTTGTGGAATGATTATCCGCAGGGAGATTAA